In Simkaniaceae bacterium, the following proteins share a genomic window:
- a CDS encoding S46 family peptidase — MKRSLLPILSLFSSLISSHADEGMWTFDQLPLTQIKMRYQVDLTEQWIEHVQQSSLRISLGGSASFVSPNGLVMTNHHVGSKAIYNLSQEDCNLIEEGFYAKSHAEELKCPNVYIDQLIAIHDITGKVNAALTPSMSYADKEVKRKELLAQLKEKAQTKTGLQVQVVTLYQGGKYQLYFYKRFTDVRLVMAPEKAIAYFGGDIENFEFPRYDMDFCFFRVYENEKPLSTSNYFKWSPCGPTAGEPLFVIGNPGSTRRIFTVAHKKFMRDESLPLALHFIDKRLQSLNQYAAIDEEHQRQAEQMIFSLKNAQKVLTAESKGLNETPILQKKEAEENELLSSLNSEEKQPWEQINAALIQVKPLYPQYFYLEGINMRLSQAYSQARTLVRLSEEYGKPNDQRLPEYQETERPTIERSILSTEPYYPDLEAMLLAESLNDLQQQLGDNDPTIRSILGNETPEQKAKEIIDHSQIGSIEFRKQLLENPSLVATSSDPMIVLARTLDPHARAVRLSYENQFDSIKQESYAQITQILYERYGDRLYPDATFTLRLSYGQMKGYDEKGCWIQPTTHLKGLFAESALHCNMPPYRLPDRWSNLEKKLNRSAFVNFVSTNDIIGGNSGSPIINQKAEIVGLIFDGNKDSLLWDLEYSDETGRAVSVHSLGILYALEHVYHAKSLVKEIDAARSKQ, encoded by the coding sequence ATGAAACGATCACTACTTCCTATCCTCTCTCTCTTTTCCTCATTGATATCTAGTCACGCCGATGAAGGGATGTGGACTTTTGATCAATTACCCCTTACACAAATCAAAATGCGCTATCAAGTCGATCTGACAGAGCAGTGGATTGAGCATGTACAACAATCCTCCCTACGCATCAGTTTAGGCGGATCGGCCTCCTTTGTTTCTCCCAATGGATTAGTGATGACAAATCACCATGTCGGATCAAAAGCTATTTACAATTTATCACAAGAAGATTGCAACCTAATAGAAGAGGGATTTTATGCAAAAAGCCATGCTGAAGAATTGAAATGCCCCAATGTGTATATCGATCAACTCATTGCCATTCACGATATCACAGGAAAAGTCAATGCAGCGTTGACTCCTTCAATGAGTTATGCCGATAAGGAGGTGAAGCGCAAAGAGCTCCTCGCTCAGCTCAAAGAAAAAGCTCAGACAAAAACAGGTCTCCAAGTCCAAGTCGTCACTCTCTATCAAGGGGGAAAATACCAACTCTATTTTTATAAGCGCTTTACGGACGTGCGCCTCGTGATGGCTCCTGAAAAGGCCATTGCTTATTTTGGGGGCGATATTGAAAATTTTGAGTTTCCCCGCTACGACATGGATTTTTGCTTTTTCAGGGTTTATGAAAATGAAAAGCCCCTATCGACATCAAATTACTTTAAATGGAGCCCCTGTGGCCCTACTGCGGGTGAGCCCCTATTTGTGATTGGCAATCCCGGAAGCACGCGGCGTATCTTTACCGTTGCACATAAAAAATTTATGCGTGATGAATCACTCCCCCTTGCCTTGCACTTCATCGATAAAAGACTACAAAGTTTAAATCAATATGCCGCCATTGATGAAGAACATCAACGCCAAGCAGAACAAATGATTTTTTCATTGAAAAATGCCCAGAAGGTCTTAACTGCCGAAAGCAAAGGCCTCAATGAAACCCCGATCCTACAAAAAAAAGAAGCTGAAGAAAACGAGCTTCTCTCTTCTTTAAATAGTGAAGAAAAACAACCATGGGAACAAATCAACGCGGCTTTGATCCAAGTCAAACCCCTCTATCCCCAATACTTTTATTTGGAAGGGATCAATATGCGCCTCTCACAAGCTTATTCGCAAGCGCGTACTCTAGTGAGACTAAGCGAAGAGTATGGCAAGCCCAATGATCAACGCCTTCCCGAATATCAAGAAACCGAACGGCCTACGATTGAGCGCTCTATCCTTTCAACTGAGCCCTATTATCCCGATCTCGAAGCGATGCTTCTGGCTGAAAGTTTAAATGATTTACAACAACAACTTGGCGACAACGACCCTACTATCCGCTCAATTCTAGGGAATGAAACCCCCGAACAAAAAGCCAAGGAAATCATCGATCACTCACAAATTGGGTCGATAGAATTCCGAAAACAGCTCCTTGAAAACCCCTCTTTAGTCGCAACAAGCAGTGATCCGATGATTGTCTTGGCGCGCACGCTTGATCCTCATGCACGTGCAGTGCGCTTAAGTTATGAAAATCAGTTCGACAGCATCAAACAAGAAAGTTATGCCCAAATCACACAGATTCTCTATGAGCGCTATGGCGATCGACTCTATCCCGATGCAACATTCACACTCCGCCTCTCTTATGGGCAGATGAAGGGATATGATGAAAAGGGGTGCTGGATCCAACCGACAACCCACCTCAAAGGCCTCTTTGCCGAAAGTGCGCTGCATTGCAATATGCCCCCCTATCGCCTTCCCGATCGCTGGTCCAATCTCGAAAAAAAACTCAACCGGAGCGCCTTTGTTAATTTTGTTTCAACCAATGATATCATTGGTGGTAATTCGGGAAGCCCTATCATTAACCAAAAAGCAGAAATAGTCGGACTCATTTTCGACGGCAATAAAGACTCTCTTCTATGGGATCTGGAATACTCCGATGAAACAGGCCGCGCCGTGAGCGTCCACTCGCTGGGGATCCTGTACGCACTCGAACACGTCTATCATGCGAAGAGCCTCGTTAAAGAGATTGATGCTGCACGCTCAAAACAATAA
- a CDS encoding M3 family oligoendopeptidase produces MHFKNTWDLSIFFNDTSVENVLKSLIKQLKTLSHISDLESFILSLQEADKQFKELQSYILCLQSENTQNKQADALYFIMLEAQQHLNDAFNQLEQQLAHTPLEELLSSPALQPLTFFLKERHALAAFKLPFEYEQIINALEPDGFHGFSSLYDHLKNLIRIPSYETKELLSYPEAENRLSDPNRLVRQHTHRALMSAFEKYEDLYAEALNHISGFRLKTYALRHWDHFLDEPLRLNRLSHKSLEALYTAIQSIQPSFEDFFMTKAQLLNIDQVSWYDIEAPIKENEPTYSFEEGAEIILKAFGSVSPQLKQFAKGMLESYSIDAQERPHKRAGGFCTSFHQAKQTRIFMSYQGTFVNIITLAHELGHAFHAHVTFDLPLFNQDYPMNLAEMASTMCEQIVLDYLIKESRSKQERQILLDKRVSRDISFLTNLVSRFYFECDVYEKRQQGYLDANTLSDMMLQAQKKAFNHGLDEYCPHFWASKLHFYFTDIPFYNFPYTFGFLFSLSTYLILMKDPSTFESRYIDLLRDTGIMTSEELAQKHLHLDLFKETFYQPALCAIQNNIQEYKEGAL; encoded by the coding sequence ATGCATTTTAAAAACACATGGGACCTATCAATTTTTTTCAATGATACTTCCGTGGAAAATGTTCTTAAATCTCTGATCAAGCAACTGAAGACCTTATCTCATATTTCCGATCTCGAATCCTTTATATTATCACTTCAAGAGGCCGATAAACAGTTTAAGGAATTGCAATCCTATATTTTATGTTTACAATCTGAAAACACTCAAAATAAACAAGCCGACGCCCTCTACTTCATCATGCTCGAAGCGCAGCAACATTTAAATGATGCTTTTAATCAACTCGAGCAGCAGCTAGCCCATACGCCTCTCGAAGAGCTCCTCTCGTCTCCCGCCCTTCAACCCCTCACTTTTTTCTTAAAAGAGAGGCATGCTCTTGCCGCTTTTAAACTCCCTTTTGAATATGAACAGATTATCAATGCCCTTGAACCCGATGGCTTTCACGGCTTTTCAAGCCTGTATGATCATTTGAAAAATCTAATCCGAATCCCTTCATATGAAACAAAGGAACTCTTGTCCTATCCCGAAGCGGAAAATCGCCTTTCCGACCCCAATCGCCTTGTGAGGCAGCACACGCATAGAGCTCTAATGAGCGCCTTCGAAAAATATGAAGATCTTTATGCTGAAGCGCTCAACCACATTAGCGGATTTCGCCTTAAGACCTACGCACTGCGCCACTGGGATCATTTTTTAGATGAGCCGCTGCGCCTCAATCGCCTCTCACACAAAAGTCTAGAGGCTCTCTATACCGCCATCCAATCGATTCAGCCTTCTTTTGAAGACTTTTTTATGACAAAGGCGCAACTTTTAAATATCGATCAAGTCTCTTGGTATGATATTGAAGCCCCTATTAAAGAAAATGAACCCACATATTCTTTTGAGGAAGGAGCTGAGATCATTTTAAAAGCCTTTGGAAGCGTTAGTCCACAATTAAAGCAATTTGCGAAGGGAATGCTAGAGTCGTATTCAATCGATGCACAAGAGCGCCCTCATAAGCGTGCAGGCGGTTTTTGCACATCGTTTCATCAGGCTAAACAAACGCGCATTTTTATGAGCTATCAGGGGACCTTTGTTAATATCATTACCTTAGCTCATGAACTTGGACATGCCTTTCATGCCCATGTCACGTTTGATCTACCACTATTTAATCAAGATTACCCGATGAATCTCGCTGAAATGGCTTCAACGATGTGTGAGCAAATTGTTCTTGATTATTTGATTAAAGAGAGCAGATCCAAGCAAGAGCGCCAAATCCTTCTCGATAAAAGAGTCTCTCGCGATATCTCCTTTCTAACCAACCTCGTGTCCCGGTTTTATTTTGAGTGCGATGTGTATGAAAAAAGACAACAGGGATATCTCGATGCCAATACGCTGAGCGACATGATGCTACAGGCACAAAAAAAAGCATTTAATCATGGTCTTGATGAATACTGCCCCCATTTTTGGGCTTCGAAACTCCACTTTTATTTCACTGATATCCCCTTTTATAATTTTCCTTATACCTTTGGATTTTTGTTTAGTCTAAGCACCTATTTAATTTTGATGAAAGATCCCTCTACTTTTGAATCGCGCTACATTGACCTGCTTCGCGATACGGGGATCATGACAAGCGAAGAGCTCGCGCAAAAACATCTCCATCTTGATCTCTTTAAAGAGACTTTTTACCAACCTGCTCTTTGCGCTATTCAAAATAACATTCAAGAATATAAAGAAGGGGCCTTATGA